The genomic DNA TGATCTTCAACCCCCGGCTTTCCAGCAGGTTTCCAATGGACGCCGAGGCCAGTCCTTTTCCGAGCGAGGAGACCACTCCACCGGTCACGAAGATGAACTTGTTCATAACTGCCCTTTCTCGTGGATGTCGGACCGCTCTAACAGGATGCTGAAAAAGTCCGCCAGCGGCGTTCTCGCGGGACACAGCCGCCTCACCATCTCGGCGGCGTTCACAGGCGTGCCGTGCCTTATTCGGCACGGCGTGAACCTCAAAGGCTCAACGTACCGCCGGGCAAGAGCTGCACGCGCAGCTCGGGGCGGGCGGGTGAGAAAAGGTTACGCCTCGCCAAGACACCGGGCGCTCACCGACTCGCGCCCGTCCGCAAACGTGACGCTCCTTCTCCGTCGCGTCGCGGACCTGCTGCGGCCTTGCTGGACAGCCTTTTTGAGCATCCTGAGTTTATTTAGCGTAACACCGTCAACCCAGGTTTTTCCGCAGCGCCCCGATTTGGATATGAATCTCATGGCTTGAAAAATACTCCGCTGTTCTGCAACTCGCGCCTGACCGCCTCAAACTGCTGCAGTCGCTCCGCGACATCGGGCACATCTTCCGGCCGATCGACCCGCAGGGAGGCATGTTTGGTTTCCCACACGCGAATACGAATTCCGTGTTCCAATGCGCGCAGCTGTTCGAGCTTTTCAGCCTCTTCCAAGCGACTTGTCGGCAGAGCCGCGAATCGAAGCAACGTTTCCTTCGTATAGATGTACAACCCCAGATGGAGATAGTGAAGCCCTCCGACCACCTTCATCCCCGGATCATCACGGATGAATGGGATCGGAGCTCGTGAAAAATACAGGGCATTGCCTCGGGCGTCGGTCACCACCTTGACCACCGCTGAATTAAGAAGGTCTTCCGTCGGGTCCATCACGCGTTTGAGCGTCCCCATGCCGGCTCCGCTTTCGAGAAACGGCTCAATCAGGTCGGTCAATAATTCAGGATTCAATGGAATTTCGTCGCCCTGCAAGTCTAAAAAATATTCTCCGGCAAACATACGGGCCACGGCGGCAACCCGATCCGTCCCGGTCCGGTAATCTCCTGTCACCATGATCACGCGCCCGCCGAACCGCTCGACGGCTTGTTTGATACGCTCGTCGTCGGTTGCGACCAAGGCATCGGAAACAGCACGGCACGCCACCGCTCGCTCATACACATGTTGAATCATCGGCTTGCCGTTCAGCTCGACGAGCGGTTTACCCGGGAACCGTGACGAGCCATATCTGGCTGGAATTACAACGGTGACCGACTGTGAGGCTTTAGGCATCTCCAAACGCCTCGGACAACTGTTTGGGCGAGACCGTCGCGGTGCCGACCATTCCCACCACGATCCCGGCTGCGTAGTTCGCCATGATCGCTCCGGTCTTGATGCTTGCTCCGGCCGACAGGGCCAACGCCAGGGTTCCGATGACCGTATCTCCCGCGCCTGTGACGTCGTAAACCTGCCGAGCTTTCGTGGGCAAATGCCATGAGGCGCCGTCACCTTCGTATAAGCTCATGCCTTTTTCACCGCGCGTAACCAAGACGGACCGGCATCCAAGGCGCTGCCGAATCATCGCTCCGGCTTCATCGATCGTCTGATCATCGTCGCCATGTAAACCGGAAGCTTGAGCCGCCTCGAGATGATTCGGTGTGAGGACGGTGACGCCCTTGTAGTAGCTGAAATGTTCAACCTTGGGATCGACGATGATCGGAACCTTTTTCGAGGCGGCGAGTCGTGTCATTTCGGACATGAGCGCCGGCGACACGACTCCCTTGGCATAGTCCGAGACCACGATGCAGGACAACTCCTCGATCCGAGACTCCACATACCGGAGAATCTTTTGCCGCAGGGCAGTTTTGAGTTCGCTTCGTCCCTCGATGTCATACCGCACGATCTGCTGATTATGCGCGATGACCCGACTTTTTCTGGTCGTCGGGCGATCATGATCGATCACCACGCCTCCGCGGCTTGATCGTGTGTTGCCGAGCTCTTTCATCAGCAGGCGGCCGCTCTCATCCGATCCGATCACACCGCACAGATCGGCCTTTCCTCCCAGGGCTAAGATATTGTTGAACACGTTGGCCGCCCCACCAAGTCGAAGCGATTCCGACTCGACATGGACGACCGGAACCGGCGCTTCCGGAGAGATTCGACTGACTCGCCCCATCACATAATGATCGAGGATGAGGTCGCCGACAACGAGGACCGATGCCTGAGGAAATCGTTGAAGATACTGCCGGAGTGCTTTCAGCGACGGAACGTCACTCTTCCCATTTGAATCCTCTCTCGGAAGAGCGCGACCGCTTGTCTTTACTGAATCGCCTTGCCGAATCGTTCCCACCTGACCCACTCCGTCCAATTCCCCTGCCCATTCCAGGACCAATAGATACGAAACGCCTTGCCGCGGATCTTTTCTTCGCGCACGTATCCCCAGAACCGACTGTCCAGGCTTTGGTCGCGATTGTCGCCCATGACGAAGTAAGATCCCTCCGGCACGGTCACCGGTCCGAAATTATCGCGAGGGTTGACCGTGCCGTCGATGACGCCGGGATCGATTCGTTGTGTAAAAGCTTTGTCGTCAAGCGGCTGGCCGTTCACGAGCACCACTTTATTCCGAAGCTGTACGGTATCTCCCGGCAGCCCGACAATGCGCTTGATGAAATCTTTCTCTTCATCCTCGGGAAACCGAAAGACGATGATGTCGCCCCGCTGCGGCTTGCCGAAGGCCACCACCGTCTTGGACGTGTAGCAATTGACCGGGGGAAACGCCCATTGCATCTGGCAATCCGTCGGCCACTGAAGACCGTAGGAAAGCTTACTGACTAAAATGTGATCGCCGATCAGCAAGGTGGGAATCATCGACCCGGATGGAATCTTAAAGGCCTGCACGACGAACACGCGAATGGCGAATGCGAGGAGCATCGCCACGATGATCGCTTCCGCATATTCCCGGACGATGGACTTTCGTCCAGATTGGTCCGTGTTATCCACAAGTTTGGCTCCCGGAAGCGATGCCTGCTCTCCTCTTCGCGGAGAACCGGCCAGCTTATCCACATTTCTTTGATTCGGATCGAGGCTCATTCTTCCCCGACTCTCAAGATGGCCAAGAATGCTTCCTGAGGAACCTCGACACTGCCGACCGCCTTCATCCGTTTCTTTCCTTCTTTTTGTTTCTCCAGCAACTTCCGCTTCCGCGTAATGTCGCCGCCGTAGCACTTCGCCGTCACGTTCTTCTTCATGGCCCCGATGGTTTCCCGGGCAATGATCTTGTTCCCGATCGCCGCCTGAATGGCGATCTCAAACATCTGCCGGGGAATCAGCTCTTTCATCTTCTCCGCCATTTGGCGACCACGGTGGTATGAGCGCTCTCGATGCGTGATGAACGACAGAGCGTCCACCGCCTCGCCGTTGAGCATGATATCGATCTTCACGAGATCCGACTCTCGGTATCCGAGCAACTCATAGTCCAAAGAAGCATACCCTTGTGTTCTGGATTTCAACTTGTCGTAAAAATCGAGAATCACCTCATTGAGAGGCAGTTCGTAGCTGATCATCACGCGGGTAGGGTCGAGAAACTGCAGGCTGCGCTGAATGCCCCTCCGTTCTTGGCAGAGTTGCAAAATGGACCCCATGTATCGTTCAGGTGTAATGACCGTCGCCAGGATGAACGGCTCTTCGAAGGAGACGATGTTATTGGGAGGAGGCAATTCGGCCGGATTGTCGATCTCCAGTTTGTCGCCCTTCGTCGTGGTCACATGATAGACCACGGTCGGCGCGGTGGTGATCAGCGTCAGGCCGTACTCCCGTTCCAACCGTTCCTGGATGATTTCCATATGCAGCAAACCGAGGAAACCACAGCGGAATCCGAAGCCGAGCGCCAGCGACGTTTCCGGCTCGTAGACGAACGATGAATCGTTCAATCGAAGTTTGACGAGGGCGTCCCGCAAGTCCTCGTACTTTGCCGTGTCCGTTGAATACAGTCCGCAGAACACCAACGGTTTGACTTCTTTGTACCCGGGAAACGGCGCGGCGGTGGGGGTCACGGCATCCGTCAGCGTATCGCCGATCTTGACGTCGGCGACCTCTCTCATATTGGCGCAGAGATATCCGACTTCCCCCGTCAACAGTTCGGCCTTCTTCGTTCGCTTGGGAGTGAATTGTCCCACCTCCATGACTTCAAATGTTCGGTCATTCGACATGACTTTGATCTTCATGCCCGGCCGAATCGAACCATCCACCAATCGTGCAAGGACAATTACGCCTTGATAATTGTCGAACCAGGAATCGAAGATCAGCGCCTTGAAGGGCGCCTGCGGATCTCCGGACGGAGGCGGTATCCGCGCAATGACCGCTTCCAGCACCTCAGATACGCCTTTACCTTCTTTGGCACTGATGGGCAAGGCATCGGCGGCGTCGAGCTGCAGCACTTCCGAGATCGAATGTTTCGTTCCCTCAACATCGGCGCTGGCCAGATCGATCTTATTGATGACCGGGATAATCGTGAGATGATTGGCCATCGCCAAATTCACATTGGCGATCGTCTGCGCCTGCACGCCCTGAGTGGCATCCACCAGCAAGAGTGCTCCTTCACAAGCCGCTAAGCTTCGGGAGACTTCATAGGTAAAATCGACATGCCCCGGCGTATCGATCAAATGTAAGGCATACGTCTTCCCATCCTGAGCCTTGTACCGGATGGCCACTGCGTGGGCTTTGATCGTAATGCCACGTTCCCGCTCGAGGTCCATGGCATCGAGGATCTGCTCTTTCGCCTCTCGGGCAGTGACTGCGCCAGTAGCTTCTAGGAACCGGTCAGCGAGGGTTGATTTGCCGTGATCGATATGAGCGATTATAGAAAAATTGCGTATAAGGCTTTGCAAAAGCTAGCTCATTCGTGAAAATCGATTCATTATAGTAACTGCCTCCCAGGTTGTCAAAGAGATGGCCTCCGCTTATAATCACGCGCCGCTCCGAAACCGATGCTGGGTCATTAGTCAATGGTCATCAGTCAATAGGTTAGAAATTCAAACCAGCATGCATCATCAACCATTGACCATTGCCCATTGACCGACGGTTCCACGATTCAGAGCTATGGCTCGCCAACCTTCCACCAAGCAACTCAGGGACTGGGACCGTCGCTACCTCTGGCATCCGTTTACCCAAATGCAGGAATGGGAACAGGAAGACCCTCTCATCATCGAGCGTGGGAAGGGTTCTTACTTGATTGATACAGAAGGCAATAAATATTTCGACGGCACGTCGTCCATCTGGGTCAATCTCCACGGACATCGACATCCGGTCTTGGACCGTGCACTCAACAAGCAACTCGACAAGATTGCCCACTCCACGTTCCTTGGCCTCTCGAATCCGCCAGCCATTGAACTGGCGCGCGAGTTAATCCGAATTGCGCCGAAGGGACTCACACGCGTCTTCTATTCGGACAATGGTTCTACAGCAGTCGAGATCGCGCTGAAGATGGCCATCCAATATTGGCAGCAGCGACGGCCTGAGGTCGGACCTAAGCACACCTTCCTTCACCTCAAGCTGGCCTATCATGGAGATACGATCGGCGCGGTGAGCGTCGGCAACATCGACTTGTTCCATTCGAGGTTCAAGCCGTTGCTGTTTTCGACTTTGGAAGCGGAACCGCCCTATTGCTACCGCTGCCCGTTCACCCTGACCTACCCCTCTTGTCGAATGGCTTGTATCGATCCGATTGAACAAATTTTAAAAAGCCGTCATCGAGAGTTGGCCGGGTTCATTATTGAGCCCCTGATGCAAGCAGCTGCCGGCATGATTCCCCAGCCGGCTGGGTACCTGAAACGAATTCGTGAGCTCTGCACCAAGTACGGCGTCCTACTGATTGCAGATGAAGTGGCGACGGGATTCGGACGAACGGGCCGCATGTTCGCCTGCGAACACGAAGGAGTGACGCCGGATCTGATGGCGATCAGCAAAGGGCTCACCGGTGGCTATATGCCTCTGGCAGTCACATTGACAACGGATGAGATCTACAGAGGTTTTCTGGGGACCTACAACGAGTTCAAAACCTTTTTTCATGGACACAGTTTTACCGGCAATCCCTTGGGCTGTTCCGTCGCGCTCGCCAATCTCCAAGTCTTTCGTCAGGAGAAGACCCTGTCCCGCCTCTTCTCAAAGATCAAGCTGCTGACTCGATGGCTCAGCCCCATGGCCGAAATGCCCAATGTCGGCGACATCCGACAGTGCGGGTTCATGGTGGGAATCGAATTGGTCAAGGACAAGCGGACGAAGAAGCCCTATGCGCTCGAAGAACGAGTCGGCCACAAGGTAGCCATGGAGGCGCGCCGTCGCGGACTCTTGCTGCGGCCGATCGGCAGCGTGATGATCCTGATGCCACCCCTCAGCACATCACTCCCTGAGCTCAGACGCATGGTCAAAATTCTGCAAGCCTCCATCGAAACCGTGACTCAACTCCCCGCATCCAATCCCATTCAAGTCCATCCACCGGTCGGTCTATTGGGCAATAAACATAAAGATTTGCACGAGTAGCTGCCGATGAGAATTGGCTTCGCCGAACCTGTTAATTCTTGACAAACTTCAGAACCCTCACTACCCTCTGCCCTCGTTGTCCGAGTCCCTAGGTGGTCTTCCGGGGGCAATCATGCTGCATTCGTTCTCCCTCGCGCGCTTGCGTTTTGTGCTGGAGGCCGAAGATCGGCTGGCTCTCCATCCACGCAATCCCGGCAACACGCTCCGCGGCGCCTTCGGTTCCACATTCAAGAGACTCGTCTGTCCGACCTCCCATGAGTGTCGCGAGACATGCCGGATGAAAACCACCTGTCCGTATGGGCAGATCTTCGAGCCAAGTCCTCCACCAGGCAGCGACCGGCTGAGCCGGAATCAAGACATTCCCCGCCCCTTTGCCTTGCGGCCTCCGAACGGCATCGAGACAATCACCCGACCAGGAGACTCCTTCTCTTTCGACCTAATCCTCATCGGCAAGGCACTCGACTACTTTCCCTATTTTTTGGTCACGTTCCGGGAGTTGGGCGACCAAGGCATCGGTCTTGGTCGAGGCCGCTATCGAATTACACGGGTGTCGCTGCTCAACGAAGACGGGAACGAGGTCGGCGAAGTGTATTCGGGCCACGACAACATCGTCCGACCCTCCCCTTTCCGTATCACCTACAAGGACTGCTGTCGCCTTGCTACCGAGCGATCTCTAACGCAATCCCGGCACGTGACGATCCGCTTTCTCACTCCGACGCTTCTGAAATCTGACGACAAGCTCGTCGAGCGACCTGAGTTTCACCACCTCATCAAGCGCCTGCGAGACCGCATCAACGCCCTCGCACATTTCTACTGCGACGATACACTCGATGTAAACTTCAAAGCTTTCGGCGAACGAGCCGAAGCCGTCCGAACCGTGACCTGCAAGGTCCGTTGGGAAGACCGCGACCGCCGATCATGGAAAACCGGCCTCACCCACGACATGGGCGGCTTCGTCGGCGAAGTGACGTATGTAGGAGACCTAGAAGAGTTCCTACCGCTGCTGATCCTGGGGCAGTACACGCATGTGGGGAAGTATGCGGTGTGGGGCAATGGGCGGTATGAAGTGGTGGTCCTATAATGGCGTCGATTGTTTCTTGCCGAGGAAGAAAGATACACACATGAAAACAGCTGAGCATCTGTCGAAGGTAGAACGCGCAGCCCTTGAAGAGCTCCGGACCCGAATCACCCGTGAGTTCCCCGATTGGACATTTCACATGACCCTGTTCGGATCGCGAGCCAGGGCAGACGCCGAGCCTGACTCGGATATGGATGTGCTCCTGGAGGTTGACCAGGAGCATATCTCGTTTCCAGAGAAGCAGCGGCTTCGTCGAGCGGCCAGCGAGGCCTCACTCCAGAGCGGAATTGTCCTCTCTCTCCTGATTGTAGACGAACACATGCGGAAGGAACGTGGAGATTTCTCTGTTTTTCAGAATATCCGGGAGGAGGGCATCTCGGTATGAGTCGAAAGGAAATTCACGAACTCTTAGGTAAAGCCCGGCGGAGTCTCCTTGCGGCAGAACGGCTGCTTCGCGACGGTGATCATGACTTCGCGGTCTCACGGGCTTACTACGCCATGTTCTACACCGCACAGGTCCTGTTGCTGTCGCGTGACATCCGTCGCGCTAAACATTCCGCGGTCATCGCGGCGTTCAACGAGCACTTCGTCAAAAGCGGGGAGGTTCCCGCAAAGCTGTTTTTTCTGCTCCGCGACGGCTTTGAAGACAGAGCCGAAGGCGACTATGGCCTCGCGGTGATTACGGACGAACAGGCACGGGCAGGAATTGCGGCAGCGCATGAATTTGTGGAAATGATCGGCAGCCGATTCGAGAAGACACTGGATGCCGAGCCATGAGCGGCAGCGGCGCCGGACCGACGGGTCGCACAGCGGCCAGCGGTCCTGGAAACCGGCCTCATTCATGACATGGCGGATCGTGCTCCGTTGTCTGTGATCGATGACTGTTCGCGGATCGCGGTAAGCGGACGGCGGTTTGTGACCTCGGATGTCACACGATGGTGATACACAGTGGGCCGCCTCTCACCTGAGCAGGATATGAGCAGTTCTTCGGGCAAGAAAAGGACCTCGGCGAACGGGTAAGAGTCTGTAGCAACTTGTGATGAGTTGAGCGAGTCGTGACTCAAATGAAGATCGATCTCACCGGAAACCCCTTTGTGGATACTGGATTAGCCGTCATAGCCGCGCGAGCACATTTAGAGGATGTGCGTGACCTGACTTTAGATACTATCCGTACGGTACACGGCGATGGTATCCAGTTAACTTCATGGAACAGTTCCTTGAAAAACTTCACCATGATTTTTACCAGCAATTCTCTCCTTACAAATCCAGCTATCAAAGACAAAGCAAAACGAGCAAAGAGCTATCGAGCCGTCCTTGGTGGTCTTCTCAGCAAAATTGGCATTGAGGAGCTTTCTAAGCGCTGCGAAGCGTGCGGAACATATAGATCAGTTGATTTTGTCACTCTTTGCCGAACCGCACTTGCCGGAATTGAGATCAAGGACCAACCTCGCTTTATAGGCCGCGACTGGTTTCCATTGTCGGGAAGTCTAGGCAGCGATGCACAAGCACTCCCGGCGGCTTCCCGTCCTGTCAACCTGTGCGCTAAGTGTCTCTTTGCTATTCATTACCTTCCTCTTGGCCTCATCCTGCTAGATGGCCGGCTCGCAGTGTTTCAATCTACCTCCATTGAGTTTTGGTATGAACTTGTGCGCGACATTGTTATCGAGGTCGAGGTTCGCATCACTGCAGGAATCTACGACACTTTTGGCGCAAAAGAGGGAAGTAAGGCCCTTGTGAAAAGGCTATTAAGCTTATTCCGTCGTCTTCAGGCTGAGCAACGGTCAAATCTCCAGCCTGGAACGGCCCTTCAAGTTTGGCGGTTCACCAACTCTGGGGCTTCACCCGAATGCGCAATTGAAGAGATTCCGAATCCTGCTCTGGTGTTTCTTCAGAAGGCTGTACAGCATGGGCTGGATCAGGAAATTGAAACGCTGATTGGGAACGAAGGGAAGAAGGAACGGACATTGTTCCGATGTATTACCGAGCGGAAGGATTATTTCCGCCTTTATCCAAAAGGAAAATGGACTGGTGCTAGCCCCAAACTCTTTGCTCTCTACCAGGCTCATGTATGCGAGCGTTCAGGCAGAGCTCTAACACTTGCTCATACGCTGGCCAAAGAACGCGCAAAGGAGCTTCGCCCCAAAGACTTGGAGCGACTGCGTCGCGAAGAGGCATTCAAAGAACGGTCGGTTCGTAATCAATTTCAAAGCCTGATAGCCGAGCTGTCCCAAAAGAGAAAGTTTAGCCTGAACGATTACCTGGTGCTTTTTCCGCTCAGGGAGGACGTCCCTGGCATTCAAGTGCACGGGGACGGATGGAGGCTTGTTCGCTATTACCTGCACCATGTTGATGATTCTAATATCGAAATCACGTGTTCGGCTTCTTCGGAGGGGTGCTCACCGAAATTGGTACTGCTTCGCTTCTACAGCATACGGATACTTCAGCACTATGTTCAAGAACGTGGCAAGGAGAGGTTTCAGTCCGAAGTCCTCAACCGGATAAGACGCGGCGAGATTGGCGCACTATGGCTTCGACGCCAATTTACCAGTTTAGCCGAAACCTATCCCGGTTTTTCCTATGGAATGTGGGAACAGCTCTGCAGAAACGAGAGAGGAGGTCTGATTCTTCATGAATTACTGTTCCAGATGCGCATACTTTGGTCAGGACTGTTGACTCAGGCTCACCCCTCGGGCATCACCCTTCAAAATTGCGAGCGCAGTTCAGGCTTACCCACCGCAGTTGAAACCTATCTACGGGAGTTATTCGCCCGGTATACGGAACAACGGGGGCTGAAGCGGTTCCATCGAGATGTGCTGGTACGTCTGCGCCGAAAGGAGATTGGACTGGGATGGTTCGAACATCAGATCAGAAACACTGGCTGGAAGCCGTCACAGCTTGCATTGTTTTCGGCAGATGAATGGGAGAACTTCTTGAGAGATGAGAATGGCCGTCCTTTGGCAGAGGAAAGGCTTTTTCAGATGCATCTGTTGTTCGCAAATCTCTATCGTGGAGCGACAGTAGATCACAAGGAACAGGAGGAGTCGTCATGAGCGGTGACAACGCAAAGCTAACGCACGTAGCAGGAACATTCCTGATCCAAGCAGACGGGGCTTTTCTTAACGGAGCAGGCCTCGGTGAAGGTGAGGACCGAAATGTCACCATCCCAAAGACGTTTCGTGACGGCCAACGGGGAGAAGTTCCTTATGTTTCTGCCCAAGCCTGGAAAAGATGGTTGCGCACTACAGCCATTCAAGAAGCAGGCTGGCCTGCCAGCGAGCCGCAAGCTATCGGCTGGAATCCGAAGGGCAACGTCAACAAGATTGCAGGACAACTCAATCCTGTGGAATTTCCAGAAGACGATATCTTTGGCTACATGCGAGCTCAAGAGGGGCAGGGACGTCGCAAAGCGGGTGAGGAAGATGAGGCAGGCGAAGAGGAGGAAACAGGAGGAAAAACCAAATCAGTGATGCGGGCGTCACCATTCGCTGCATCATTGCTCGTTTCTCTGCGTTCCAGTGGATGGAGGGGACAAGATGAGGGATTCGTACATTTGACCAAGTTCGATCCTAAAGCGCTGGCCGAGGCGGAAGTCGAACGTTTTCTCGGATCAGTCTCGGACGAAACACAGGATAAAAAGAAAGACCTCTGGAAGAGACTTGAAGCGTTTGAAAAGGAATGGGCCGCTCAAGTGAAGTCAGTGGCGGACGAAGGCGAACTCGACAATTTGCGGCAGCTTCTCTCTGCAAAAGCTCAAGAGAAGAACAAAGAAGTTACATTTATTGAGAATGCGACGAGTCCTCTTCCCTATACCACACGCTTTTACAACACACATCTTCAAGCAGTCTTCTGTCTGGACTATGGCCGGCTCGGCGTCTTTTGGAATTTGGGTGACCGTATCGAACTGGAGGAAGCGAGGGC from Nitrospira sp. includes the following:
- a CDS encoding Signal peptidase I, with the translated sequence MSLDPNQRNVDKLAGSPRRGEQASLPGAKLVDNTDQSGRKSIVREYAEAIIVAMLLAFAIRVFVVQAFKIPSGSMIPTLLIGDHILVSKLSYGLQWPTDCQMQWAFPPVNCYTSKTVVAFGKPQRGDIIVFRFPEDEEKDFIKRIVGLPGDTVQLRNKVVLVNGQPLDDKAFTQRIDPGVIDGTVNPRDNFGPVTVPEGSYFVMGDNRDQSLDSRFWGYVREEKIRGKAFRIYWSWNGQGNWTEWVRWERFGKAIQ
- a CDS encoding Translation elongation factor LepA yields the protein MQSLIRNFSIIAHIDHGKSTLADRFLEATGAVTAREAKEQILDAMDLERERGITIKAHAVAIRYKAQDGKTYALHLIDTPGHVDFTYEVSRSLAACEGALLLVDATQGVQAQTIANVNLAMANHLTIIPVINKIDLASADVEGTKHSISEVLQLDAADALPISAKEGKGVSEVLEAVIARIPPPSGDPQAPFKALIFDSWFDNYQGVIVLARLVDGSIRPGMKIKVMSNDRTFEVMEVGQFTPKRTKKAELLTGEVGYLCANMREVADVKIGDTLTDAVTPTAAPFPGYKEVKPLVFCGLYSTDTAKYEDLRDALVKLRLNDSSFVYEPETSLALGFGFRCGFLGLLHMEIIQERLEREYGLTLITTAPTVVYHVTTTKGDKLEIDNPAELPPPNNIVSFEEPFILATVITPERYMGSILQLCQERRGIQRSLQFLDPTRVMISYELPLNEVILDFYDKLKSRTQGYASLDYELLGYRESDLVKIDIMLNGEAVDALSFITHRERSYHRGRQMAEKMKELIPRQMFEIAIQAAIGNKIIARETIGAMKKNVTAKCYGGDITRKRKLLEKQKEGKKRMKAVGSVEVPQEAFLAILRVGEE
- a CDS encoding D-glycero-beta-D-manno-heptose-7-phosphate kinase, which produces MGTIRQGDSVKTSGRALPREDSNGKSDVPSLKALRQYLQRFPQASVLVVGDLILDHYVMGRVSRISPEAPVPVVHVESESLRLGGAANVFNNILALGGKADLCGVIGSDESGRLLMKELGNTRSSRGGVVIDHDRPTTRKSRVIAHNQQIVRYDIEGRSELKTALRQKILRYVESRIEELSCIVVSDYAKGVVSPALMSEMTRLAASKKVPIIVDPKVEHFSYYKGVTVLTPNHLEAAQASGLHGDDDQTIDEAGAMIRQRLGCRSVLVTRGEKGMSLYEGDGASWHLPTKARQVYDVTGAGDTVIGTLALALSAGASIKTGAIMANYAAGIVVGMVGTATVSPKQLSEAFGDA
- a CDS encoding 3-deoxy-manno-octulosonate cytidylyltransferase; its protein translation is MPKASQSVTVVIPARYGSSRFPGKPLVELNGKPMIQHVYERAVACRAVSDALVATDDERIKQAVERFGGRVIMVTGDYRTGTDRVAAVARMFAGEYFLDLQGDEIPLNPELLTDLIEPFLESGAGMGTLKRVMDPTEDLLNSAVVKVVTDARGNALYFSRAPIPFIRDDPGMKVVGGLHYLHLGLYIYTKETLLRFAALPTSRLEEAEKLEQLRALEHGIRIRVWETKHASLRVDRPEDVPDVAERLQQFEAVRRELQNSGVFFKP
- a CDS encoding Adenosylmethionine-8-amino-7-oxononanoate aminotransferase, whose protein sequence is MARQPSTKQLRDWDRRYLWHPFTQMQEWEQEDPLIIERGKGSYLIDTEGNKYFDGTSSIWVNLHGHRHPVLDRALNKQLDKIAHSTFLGLSNPPAIELARELIRIAPKGLTRVFYSDNGSTAVEIALKMAIQYWQQRRPEVGPKHTFLHLKLAYHGDTIGAVSVGNIDLFHSRFKPLLFSTLEAEPPYCYRCPFTLTYPSCRMACIDPIEQILKSRHRELAGFIIEPLMQAAAGMIPQPAGYLKRIRELCTKYGVLLIADEVATGFGRTGRMFACEHEGVTPDLMAISKGLTGGYMPLAVTLTTDEIYRGFLGTYNEFKTFFHGHSFTGNPLGCSVALANLQVFRQEKTLSRLFSKIKLLTRWLSPMAEMPNVGDIRQCGFMVGIELVKDKRTKKPYALEERVGHKVAMEARRRGLLLRPIGSVMILMPPLSTSLPELRRMVKILQASIETVTQLPASNPIQVHPPVGLLGNKHKDLHE